One window of the Eucalyptus grandis isolate ANBG69807.140 chromosome 8, ASM1654582v1, whole genome shotgun sequence genome contains the following:
- the LOC104414349 gene encoding UPF0481 protein At3g47200, whose amino-acid sequence MEEDWIRYCLQRDLLLLENQLPLFLLNKLYDLTKGPDEHLELIDIATTYFDFELGDSGQYPTLRESKHLLHLMHTCWTSGLPNVRRLYGRAPPTKEKLMFMSSATELRESGVKLRAVRGRHMKDIRFKNGKLEIPVLSVQDHTESQFRNLIAYEQHRQGGDINYFTDYVTFMDCLINSSKDVEMLRRAGIIKNYLGDDEVIAQMFNKMSDYVTLSNFYYSEIFKTVNAYCNKRWNVWMAKLRREYFHSPWAFLSVLAAIVLLILTAAQTVLSILSYTKQS is encoded by the coding sequence ATGGAGGAAGATTGGATTCGATACTGCCTCCAGCGCGATTTATTGCTGCTCGAGAACCAACTCCCGCTTTTTCTGTTGAACAAGCTATATGACCTGACTAAAGGTCCGGACGAGCATCTCGAGCTCATCGATATAGCTACCACGTATTTCGATTTTGAACTAGGAGACTCGGGCCAATATCCGACACTTCGTGAGAGCAAACATCTTCTTCATCTAATGCACACTTGTTGGACTTCTGGCCTGCCTAATGTGCGCCGGCTATATGGCAGAGCCCCGCCAACGAAAGAGAAACTCATGTTCATGTCCTCAGCAACGGAGCTCAGAGAATCCGGAGTCAAGTTGAGGGCAGTGCGAGGACGACACATGAAAGACATCAGATTCAAGAACGGCAAACTGGAGATACCGGTCTTGAGTGTACAGGACCACACTGAGTCACAATTTCGAAACCTAATCGCATATGAGCAGCATCGTCAAGGTGGAGACATCAACTACTTTACAGATTATGTGACCTTCATGGATTGCCTCATAAACTCTTCAAAGGATGTCGAGATGCTTCGCCGTGCAGGGATTATTAAGAACTACTTGGGCGATGACGAGGTAATTGCGCAGATGTTCAACAAGATGAGTGACTACGTCACTCTATCCAATTTCTATTACTCCGAGATTTTCAAAACTGTGAATGCGTATTGTAACAAGAGGTGGAACGTTTGGATGGCAAAACTAAGGAGGGAATATTTCCATAGTCCTTGGGCTTTCTTGTCTGTTCTCGCAGCCATTGTGTTGCTCATTCTCACGGCAGCGCAAACAGTACTTAGTATTCTTTCTTATACAAAGCAAAGTTGA